In a single window of the Bradyrhizobium sp. ORS 285 genome:
- a CDS encoding alpha/beta fold hydrolase, protein MSPSQILTTKDGRFGYEAAGAPDRQTLVFLHGIGGAARAWRGQLAHFGERFHAVAWDMPGYGQSARLETASITTLAGALQDFLIQINARNPILVGHSIGGMIVQEWLMTHAQAASAVVLAQTSPAFGKADGDWQKAFIEARLGPLDRGATMASLAPDLVKELVGDDPDPQGLELATSCMAGVPEASYRASMLALLGFDRRQALKEIKVPTLVLSGSKDRNAPAPMMEKMAGFIPGAQYVELEGAGHLVNLERPGEFNAALDSFLKSYATTTAEAR, encoded by the coding sequence GTGTTCCTGCACGGCATCGGCGGCGCGGCGCGCGCCTGGCGCGGTCAGCTTGCGCATTTCGGCGAGCGCTTCCATGCGGTGGCTTGGGACATGCCGGGCTACGGGCAATCCGCCAGACTCGAGACGGCAAGCATCACCACTCTCGCCGGGGCGCTTCAGGACTTCCTGATCCAGATCAACGCCCGCAATCCGATCCTGGTCGGCCACTCGATCGGCGGCATGATCGTCCAGGAATGGCTGATGACTCATGCGCAGGCTGCGAGCGCTGTGGTGCTGGCGCAGACCAGCCCGGCGTTCGGCAAGGCCGATGGCGACTGGCAGAAAGCCTTCATCGAGGCGCGCCTCGGGCCGCTCGATCGCGGCGCGACGATGGCATCGCTGGCTCCGGACCTCGTGAAGGAATTGGTCGGCGACGACCCCGACCCGCAGGGCCTCGAACTCGCGACCTCCTGCATGGCGGGCGTGCCCGAGGCGAGCTATCGCGCCAGCATGCTGGCGCTGCTCGGCTTCGACCGGCGGCAGGCCCTGAAGGAGATCAAGGTGCCGACGCTGGTGCTGTCGGGATCGAAGGATCGCAACGCACCGGCGCCGATGATGGAGAAGATGGCGGGCTTCATTCCCGGCGCTCAATACGTCGAGCTCGAAGGCGCGGGTCATCTCGTCAATCTCGAACGTCCCGGCGAATTCAACGCTGCGCTCGACTCCTTTCTGAAATCATACGCCACGACGACTGCGGAGGCACGATGA
- a CDS encoding acyl-CoA dehydrogenase family protein: protein MTIQVQKTATASGEALDAPMFDPAAYRLTPEQADIITRARQLGQSVLAGRAAIWDREATFPTENYKDLHRAGLLGISVPKALGGLGAGYQTYALTAAEIGRYCGATALTWNMHVCSTLWSGPLADDLDMDDDVRAEHQRRRAIHYKRIVEDGAIYSQPFSEGGAAAAGGVAFGTEAKPVKGGWLVSGKKIFASLSGHADYYGVLCTEISEGEKASRRNTLYLAIPAKAEGVSVVGDWDPLGMRGTVSRTLIFKDVFVDEDAALMPRGVYFQAAMRWPHMFMTLSPTYMGLAQAAYDFTVKYLRGEVPGMPPVKRRMYPTKQIAVAQMQIKLEQIKGIWFQAVTEARANPTKEQVLRAYAAQYSVMEGANELAALAIRTCGGQSMLKTLPLERIYRDSRCGSLMLPWTAELCLDRIGREALYEPGETDE, encoded by the coding sequence ATGACCATCCAGGTCCAGAAGACGGCAACGGCATCCGGTGAGGCGCTCGATGCGCCGATGTTCGATCCGGCTGCGTATCGGCTGACGCCTGAGCAGGCCGACATCATCACTCGCGCACGACAGCTCGGCCAGAGCGTGCTGGCCGGGCGCGCCGCCATCTGGGACCGCGAGGCGACGTTCCCGACCGAGAACTACAAGGACCTGCATCGCGCCGGCCTGCTCGGCATCTCCGTTCCCAAGGCGCTCGGCGGGCTCGGCGCCGGCTACCAGACCTACGCGCTGACGGCCGCGGAGATCGGCCGCTATTGCGGCGCGACCGCGCTGACCTGGAACATGCACGTCTGCTCGACCCTGTGGTCGGGTCCGCTCGCCGATGATCTCGACATGGACGACGACGTCCGCGCCGAGCACCAGCGGCGGCGCGCGATCCACTACAAGCGCATCGTCGAGGACGGCGCGATCTACTCGCAGCCGTTCTCGGAAGGCGGCGCGGCCGCGGCGGGTGGCGTTGCGTTTGGTACCGAGGCGAAGCCGGTCAAGGGCGGCTGGCTGGTCAGCGGCAAGAAGATCTTCGCCTCGCTGTCCGGACACGCTGACTACTACGGCGTGCTGTGCACCGAGATCAGCGAGGGCGAGAAGGCGTCGCGGCGCAACACGCTTTATCTCGCGATCCCGGCCAAAGCTGAGGGCGTCTCGGTGGTCGGCGACTGGGATCCCCTGGGCATGCGCGGCACCGTTTCGCGCACGCTGATCTTCAAGGACGTGTTCGTCGACGAGGATGCGGCGCTGATGCCGCGGGGCGTCTACTTCCAGGCGGCGATGCGCTGGCCGCACATGTTCATGACCTTGTCGCCGACCTATATGGGCCTGGCGCAGGCCGCCTATGACTTCACGGTGAAATATCTGCGCGGCGAGGTGCCGGGCATGCCGCCGGTCAAGCGGCGGATGTATCCGACCAAGCAGATCGCGGTGGCGCAGATGCAGATCAAGCTGGAGCAGATCAAAGGCATCTGGTTCCAGGCGGTGACCGAGGCGCGCGCCAATCCGACCAAGGAACAGGTACTGCGCGCCTACGCCGCGCAATACTCGGTGATGGAAGGCGCCAACGAGCTCGCGGCGCTCGCCATCCGCACCTGTGGCGGACAGTCGATGCTGAAGACCCTGCCGCTGGAGCGCATCTATCGCGACAGCCGCTGCGGCTCGCTGATGCTGCCGTGGACCGCCGAGCTTTGTCTGGATCGCATCGGCCGCGAGGCGCTGTATGAGCCCGGCGAGACGGACGAGTAG
- a CDS encoding class I adenylate-forming enzyme family protein, whose protein sequence is MDLCSLIERNAAFTPDKPAIRFEGATLTYADFSARIASMARALKSEYGVGRGDRVAILSLNRPDYLVLLYACARLGAILVPLNWRLAVAEQVFILSDAAAKVLVLEQAFAPVLPALAEQHPETMPVGVDFTPANGLAIDELIARGHGDDRNPHIDLSCPLLIVYTSGTTGRPKGAVLRQEALLWNGVMSQHMHGLTSDDHVLTVLPLFHVGGLNIQTTPALHHGATVTLHARFTPDTTLAAIVHERPTLTVLVPATIQAITEHPGWADTDLSSLKAVSTGSSIVPPALIDRITARGVPVLQVYGSTETCPIAVYTRLGGDLSREGSTGLPGLCCEAKIIDRDGDELPAGKAGEIAVRGPNVFFEYWGNAKATQQAIHDGWYRTGDIAQRDADGYFFVLERKNNMIISGGENVYPAEIERVLGEHPDVVDCGVIGRPDPRWDEVPVAFVVKRKDCALDAETLRAHLQSQLARYKVPRDIVFVDDLPRTALGKVQHHLLRQRPDDR, encoded by the coding sequence GTGGACCTCTGCAGCCTGATCGAGCGCAACGCCGCGTTCACGCCGGACAAGCCGGCGATCCGTTTCGAAGGCGCGACGCTGACCTATGCCGACTTCAGCGCGCGTATCGCGTCGATGGCACGGGCGCTGAAGTCCGAATACGGTGTCGGGCGCGGCGACCGCGTCGCGATCCTCAGCCTGAACCGGCCGGACTATCTGGTCCTGCTGTACGCCTGCGCCCGGCTCGGCGCGATCCTGGTGCCGCTGAACTGGCGGCTGGCGGTGGCCGAGCAGGTCTTCATCCTGTCGGATGCCGCCGCCAAGGTGCTGGTGCTCGAGCAGGCGTTTGCGCCGGTGCTGCCAGCGCTTGCGGAGCAGCACCCCGAGACGATGCCGGTCGGCGTCGACTTTACGCCGGCCAACGGGCTGGCGATCGACGAACTGATCGCCCGCGGTCACGGCGATGATCGCAATCCGCACATCGATCTCTCCTGCCCGCTGCTGATCGTCTACACCTCGGGCACCACGGGCCGGCCGAAGGGCGCCGTGCTGCGCCAGGAGGCGCTGCTGTGGAACGGGGTGATGAGCCAGCATATGCATGGCCTCACCTCGGACGATCATGTGCTGACAGTGCTTCCGCTGTTCCATGTCGGCGGCCTCAACATCCAGACCACGCCGGCGCTGCATCACGGCGCCACGGTCACCTTGCATGCGCGCTTCACGCCGGACACGACGCTCGCGGCGATCGTCCACGAGCGGCCGACATTGACCGTGCTGGTGCCGGCAACCATCCAGGCCATCACTGAGCACCCCGGCTGGGCCGACACTGACCTGTCTTCGCTCAAGGCCGTCTCCACCGGCTCGAGCATCGTGCCGCCGGCGCTGATCGATCGCATCACCGCGCGTGGCGTGCCGGTGCTGCAGGTCTATGGCTCGACCGAGACCTGCCCGATCGCCGTCTACACGCGGCTCGGCGGCGATCTCTCGCGCGAGGGCTCGACGGGACTGCCCGGGCTGTGCTGCGAGGCGAAGATCATCGACCGCGATGGCGACGAGCTCCCGGCCGGCAAGGCCGGCGAGATCGCGGTGCGCGGGCCCAATGTGTTCTTCGAATATTGGGGCAATGCCAAAGCCACGCAGCAGGCGATTCACGATGGCTGGTACCGCACCGGCGACATCGCGCAGCGCGACGCCGACGGGTACTTCTTCGTGCTCGAGCGAAAAAACAACATGATCATCTCGGGCGGCGAGAACGTCTATCCCGCCGAGATCGAGCGCGTGCTCGGCGAGCATCCCGACGTCGTCGATTGCGGCGTGATCGGCCGGCCCGATCCGCGCTGGGACGAGGTGCCGGTCGCGTTCGTCGTCAAGCGCAAGGATTGCGCGCTCGATGCGGAGACCTTGCGCGCGCATCTGCAATCGCAGCTCGCGCGCTACAAGGTGCCGCGCGATATTGTCTTCGTCGACGATCTGCCGCGCACCGCGCTCGGCAAGGTGCAGCACCATCTGCTGCGCCAGAGGCCAGATGATCGATAA
- a CDS encoding NAD/NADP-dependent octopine/nopaline dehydrogenase family protein gives MKIAVLGGGNGSFAAAGDFALAGHEVRFWRRDVEAVAQHRAAGSTITVKDVNGRHEAKLALVTTDIGEAVSGAELILCPAPAFAQADIAKQLARHLTDSQVVFLPPATFGTMIFAAAARDAGNTARVSYAETGTLPWLTRKHGPFEVAITIRAKRLPVGVFPLNTAEHALAVIGKAFPGVIEPCGDALSGALMNAGCIIHPPLIVMNAGPIEHFERWDIHKEGTQPAIRRVTDALDAERIAVREALGYGAPHFPLAHHYAREGEIWMYGRGSHDRLTDSGDWREQLVLTQHRYMREDLRLGLSFLISAAELTGTATPLARAFLAIGGAICGEDFMATGRTLTSLGLGGLDRSALQTLLRNGFAA, from the coding sequence GTGAAGATAGCAGTGCTCGGCGGCGGCAACGGCTCGTTCGCGGCGGCGGGTGATTTCGCGCTGGCAGGCCACGAGGTCCGGTTCTGGCGCCGTGATGTGGAAGCTGTGGCGCAGCACAGAGCGGCGGGCTCGACCATCACCGTCAAGGACGTCAACGGCCGGCACGAGGCAAAGCTCGCGCTGGTGACGACCGATATCGGCGAGGCGGTCAGCGGCGCCGAGCTGATCCTTTGTCCGGCGCCGGCCTTTGCGCAAGCCGACATCGCTAAACAGCTCGCGCGACATCTCACCGATAGCCAGGTCGTGTTCCTGCCGCCCGCGACGTTCGGCACGATGATTTTCGCCGCCGCCGCGCGCGACGCCGGCAACACGGCTCGCGTCAGCTACGCCGAGACCGGCACCCTGCCCTGGCTGACGCGCAAGCACGGGCCGTTCGAGGTCGCGATCACGATTCGCGCCAAGCGCCTGCCGGTCGGCGTCTTCCCGTTGAACACCGCCGAGCATGCGCTCGCCGTGATCGGCAAGGCGTTCCCCGGCGTGATCGAGCCGTGCGGCGATGCGCTGTCCGGCGCGCTGATGAATGCCGGTTGCATCATCCATCCGCCGCTGATCGTGATGAATGCCGGGCCGATCGAGCATTTCGAGCGCTGGGACATCCACAAGGAAGGCACGCAGCCCGCGATCCGCCGGGTGACCGATGCGCTGGACGCGGAACGGATCGCGGTGCGCGAGGCGCTCGGCTATGGCGCGCCGCATTTCCCGCTGGCGCATCACTACGCGAGGGAAGGCGAGATCTGGATGTATGGCCGCGGCTCGCATGACCGGCTCACCGACTCCGGCGATTGGCGCGAGCAGTTGGTGCTGACGCAGCATCGCTACATGCGCGAGGATCTTCGGCTCGGACTCTCATTCCTGATCTCCGCGGCGGAGCTGACCGGCACCGCGACGCCGCTGGCTCGCGCTTTCCTCGCCATCGGCGGCGCGATCTGTGGTGAGGATTTCATGGCGACGGGGCGCACGCTCACGAGCCTCGGTCTCGGCGGTCTCGATCGATCCGCCTTGCAGACGCTGCTGCGCAATGGGTTCGCGGCATGA
- a CDS encoding 3-hydroxybutyryl-CoA dehydrogenase — protein sequence MSARGHITCLGAGRMGRGIAVAFAYAGHPVTMIDIKPRTAEEFAKLERDARGEISATFATLARLGMLQATDVDRLMGKIAVAPAAASHDVLAQTTLVFEGLPEIVDLKREVLGAVSRAVGADVIIASTTSTILVDDLSGAIEKPERFLNAHWLNPAYLIPLVEISPGKATDPDVTARLKALLEGIGKVPVVCAATPGFIVPRIQALAMNEAARMVGEGVASAEEIDKAIRYGFGFRYAVLGLLEFIDWGGGDILYYASRYLEGALGSDRYRAPDVIERNMAEGRIGLRTGAGFLDYSGMDVSAYREQRLGALVEMLRHFKLARPPVVD from the coding sequence ATGAGCGCGCGCGGACACATCACCTGTCTCGGCGCCGGCCGCATGGGCCGCGGCATCGCCGTGGCCTTCGCCTATGCCGGTCATCCCGTCACGATGATCGACATCAAGCCGCGCACCGCCGAGGAGTTCGCCAAGCTCGAGCGCGACGCGCGCGGCGAGATCAGCGCGACGTTCGCGACATTGGCGCGCCTCGGGATGCTGCAAGCGACCGATGTCGACAGGCTGATGGGCAAGATCGCCGTCGCACCGGCGGCGGCGAGCCACGATGTGCTGGCGCAGACCACGCTGGTGTTCGAGGGCCTGCCGGAGATCGTCGATCTCAAGCGCGAGGTGCTCGGTGCGGTCTCGCGCGCCGTCGGCGCTGACGTCATCATCGCGTCGACGACGTCCACCATCCTGGTCGATGATCTTTCCGGAGCGATCGAGAAGCCCGAGCGCTTTCTCAATGCGCATTGGCTCAATCCCGCCTATCTGATCCCGCTGGTCGAGATCTCGCCGGGCAAGGCCACCGATCCCGATGTCACGGCGCGGCTGAAGGCGCTGCTCGAAGGCATCGGCAAGGTGCCGGTGGTGTGCGCGGCGACGCCGGGCTTCATCGTGCCGCGCATCCAGGCGCTGGCGATGAACGAGGCCGCGCGCATGGTCGGCGAAGGCGTCGCCAGCGCCGAGGAGATCGACAAGGCGATCCGCTACGGCTTCGGCTTCCGCTACGCTGTGCTCGGCCTGCTCGAATTCATCGACTGGGGCGGCGGCGACATCCTGTACTACGCCAGCCGCTATCTCGAAGGCGCGCTGGGCAGCGACCGCTACCGCGCGCCTGACGTGATCGAGCGCAACATGGCGGAGGGGCGCATTGGCTTGCGGACAGGGGCGGGGTTTCTCGATTATTCCGGGATGGATGTGAGCGCCTATCGCGAGCAGCGGCTTGGGGCGCTGGTGGAGATGCTCAGGCATTTCAAGCTGGCCCGGCCGCCGGTGGTGGATTGA